A part of Bacillus thuringiensis genomic DNA contains:
- a CDS encoding DUF6270 domain-containing protein, protein MKKIGIIGSCVTRDVFDNSINLNIEEDYEIAFYMSKSSLISLDSQPINDISDIKHHTKFGTKTLQADFRKNWFEYIPLDLDVLIIDFMDERYDCFHIGEGSIITRSDFLLESGLINKLNIENQLYRIKKETVTMWEIACDNFLNKLFKFINPEKVILHKALYLNSFRDADGVIKRFDGTYNKYFTLDEVEKHNKLLVGYYNYVTFNHPYLKVIDLIQDNSFVANYEHKWGLAPFHYESRYYQIFKVKLEEYLRS, encoded by the coding sequence ATGAAGAAGATTGGTATTATAGGAAGTTGTGTTACGCGGGACGTTTTTGATAACAGTATTAATTTAAATATTGAGGAAGATTATGAAATAGCTTTTTATATGTCTAAGTCATCTTTAATTAGTTTAGATTCTCAGCCTATAAATGATATATCTGATATTAAACATCATACTAAATTTGGTACCAAAACACTGCAAGCAGATTTTAGAAAAAATTGGTTTGAGTACATTCCTTTAGATCTGGATGTATTAATTATTGATTTTATGGATGAGAGGTATGATTGCTTTCATATAGGTGAAGGTTCTATTATTACGAGAAGTGATTTTCTGTTAGAATCAGGGCTAATTAATAAGTTGAATATTGAAAATCAATTATATCGAATAAAGAAAGAAACAGTAACCATGTGGGAGATTGCATGTGACAATTTTTTAAATAAATTATTTAAGTTTATAAATCCCGAAAAAGTTATACTTCATAAGGCACTTTATTTAAATTCTTTCAGGGATGCGGATGGAGTCATAAAAAGGTTTGATGGTACGTATAATAAGTATTTCACTTTAGATGAGGTCGAGAAGCATAATAAATTACTGGTTGGATATTATAATTACGTTACATTCAATCATCCGTATTTAAAAGTAATAGACTTAATTCAAGACAATAGTTTTGTCGCAAATTATGAACATAAGTGGGGGTTAGCCCCTTTTCATTATGAATCTAGATATTATCAAATTTTTAAGGTCAAATTAGAGGAATATTTAAGAAGTTAA
- a CDS encoding ABC transporter permease produces MKAIKSVIKEQLDNLYLMGRLSIYEIKQQYAASTLGIIWVFLNPLIQIFVYWLVFGLGIRGGAPVEGVPFFVWMICGIIPWFFINGSIIQGSNSIYAKLNTVSKMNFPLSVIPTYIILSQLYTHLVLLAVLILIVICIKGISILSIVGLIYCILSTFSFLIALSFITSTISTISRDVHLFIQSITRMLFYLTPVLWKPSEHMNSIFAFLMKINPFYYVVEGYRSSLLHGSISFIGSLYTLYFWGVTIILFVIGAMFHVRFRKQFVDYL; encoded by the coding sequence ATGAAAGCTATAAAAAGTGTTATTAAGGAACAATTAGATAACTTATATTTAATGGGAAGGCTTTCTATATATGAAATTAAGCAGCAATATGCTGCTAGTACATTAGGGATTATATGGGTGTTTTTAAACCCTTTAATTCAAATTTTTGTATATTGGCTGGTATTTGGTTTAGGAATTCGAGGTGGGGCTCCTGTAGAAGGAGTTCCGTTCTTCGTTTGGATGATCTGTGGTATTATTCCATGGTTTTTTATAAATGGCTCAATTATTCAAGGGTCAAATTCTATTTATGCTAAACTAAATACAGTTTCTAAAATGAATTTCCCATTGAGTGTAATACCTACTTATATTATCTTATCGCAATTATATACACATTTAGTGTTACTGGCAGTTTTAATACTTATTGTTATATGTATTAAAGGTATAAGTATTCTTAGTATAGTTGGGTTGATTTATTGCATACTTTCTACATTTAGTTTTTTAATTGCTTTATCTTTTATTACCTCTACTATCTCTACAATTTCAAGAGATGTACATTTATTTATTCAATCGATTACAAGAATGTTATTTTATTTAACACCAGTTTTGTGGAAACCGAGTGAGCATATGAATAGTATATTTGCATTTTTAATGAAGATAAATCCGTTTTACTATGTAGTTGAGGGATATAGATCTTCATTATTACACGGAAGTATTAGTTTTATAGGTTCATTGTATACATTATATTTTTGGGGAGTAACAATTATTTTGTTTGTGATTGGGGCAATGTTCCACGTTAGATTCCGCAAGCAGTTTGTTGATTACTTATAA
- a CDS encoding bifunctional glycosyltransferase/CDP-glycerol:glycerophosphate glycerophosphotransferase, with product MISTLPYELKDGNEGFLKKVKLSVIITNYNKGQYLVQCLQSVVEQTLKGIEIIVVDDGSTDNSMRVLGQYEKQHNNLKVYRQQNAGVSAARNTGLQKANGEYVTFLDADDYVHLAGYKKMYEVASGNNADMVIANIICFNEYKNWPLSYMKKLFNKKFPLIRNVAKNLELHLTPSTSNKIFKREMCVLNGIHFDEDLWVGEDLLFTQQCLLVAERVIVRETPLLYYRIVDNGNNNLSKNTTITFFDQLVILQMKLTAMYREKKRLALIHTIEARQWKFFVDSIVLKGKDFSNEKLLEVIQLGNKFLSSLTSFKYIEEFNVRDQLITEMIKENDSIGLEKLLNIFQDELITKEHVYDNKKYYYFYYRFFPRYKELLQVNNLALVHKIEGIKLRKEILTISGYAFVENLSTKKIKKELVFYKDGTTKTIQLKNSLRTDISYLFSNNTIDYNDAGFETIEVNVRDWLEEGEWKISIRLSIGKTVIEEPLRVLLAQLRNNTKYQNENPLDIKVLYKNSEATIQIRKSNYMKRMMNTCSEVKRAIRYDLGLFKRKNYKALLAIIFYKLFGSYFRRKNIWLIGEREDTAQDNSYHLFKYIRKKHPDIPTFYIINKESNDYKNIEGLGNIIQYGSFKHTFYLLICNKTINSYSETANMYTDDYKHILKYYPEWQQNKKIFIQHGVIGVSRVNHVLNKNRMGYSLFVVSSQFEKEHIVKEFGYEEDEVIVTGLARWDALKDESKGNEILLMPTWRSWIKTKDQLMKSKYWQTYMSFLKSKELHKMLEEKDMTLTFFPHYQTQKLGAETPVFHERIKVLKQGKETVQSLLKRHRLLITDYSTVSFDFAYMNKPVIFFQFDYGEFYSKHYNEGPINHRTELFGTRVESEKDIHLLLNDFESSLQSLNLEKVNKYVIKPKELHCQMLFENIKGV from the coding sequence TTGATTTCTACGTTACCATATGAACTAAAAGATGGGAATGAGGGTTTCTTGAAGAAAGTAAAGCTAAGTGTAATAATTACAAATTATAACAAAGGACAATATTTAGTTCAGTGTTTACAATCTGTTGTTGAGCAGACATTAAAGGGGATTGAAATTATTGTTGTTGATGATGGCTCAACCGATAATAGTATGAGAGTATTGGGACAGTATGAAAAGCAACATAATAATTTGAAAGTTTATAGACAACAGAATGCTGGTGTGAGTGCTGCTCGTAATACCGGATTACAAAAAGCAAACGGGGAATATGTTACATTTTTAGATGCGGATGATTATGTACATTTAGCTGGATACAAGAAAATGTATGAGGTTGCGAGCGGAAATAATGCAGATATGGTTATTGCCAATATTATTTGTTTTAATGAATATAAAAATTGGCCACTTTCATATATGAAAAAGTTATTTAATAAGAAATTCCCATTAATTAGAAACGTTGCGAAGAACTTAGAATTACATCTCACTCCATCCACGAGTAATAAGATATTTAAAAGAGAAATGTGTGTCCTTAATGGTATTCATTTTGATGAAGATCTTTGGGTTGGAGAAGACTTGCTATTTACCCAACAATGTTTGTTGGTTGCTGAAAGAGTAATCGTACGTGAAACACCCTTGCTTTATTATAGGATAGTAGATAACGGTAACAATAACCTATCTAAAAATACAACGATTACATTTTTTGATCAGTTAGTTATATTACAAATGAAATTAACTGCCATGTATAGAGAGAAAAAAAGGCTTGCGTTAATCCATACTATAGAAGCAAGACAGTGGAAATTCTTTGTGGATTCCATTGTTTTAAAGGGAAAAGATTTTTCAAATGAAAAGCTTTTAGAAGTCATTCAACTAGGAAATAAATTCCTATCAAGTCTAACTAGTTTTAAATATATAGAAGAATTTAATGTGCGGGATCAATTAATAACTGAAATGATAAAAGAAAATGATTCTATAGGTTTAGAGAAATTATTAAATATCTTTCAGGATGAATTAATTACAAAAGAACATGTATATGATAATAAGAAATATTATTATTTTTATTATCGATTTTTCCCTCGATATAAAGAATTATTACAAGTTAATAATTTAGCCCTAGTTCATAAAATTGAAGGAATAAAACTTCGTAAAGAGATTCTTACAATTAGTGGATATGCATTCGTTGAAAATTTATCAACTAAAAAAATAAAAAAAGAACTAGTATTTTATAAGGATGGAACCACTAAAACAATCCAACTAAAAAACTCCTTACGTACGGATATATCATACTTATTTTCTAACAATACCATTGACTATAATGATGCGGGATTTGAAACAATAGAAGTCAATGTAAGAGATTGGTTAGAAGAGGGAGAATGGAAAATATCAATACGCCTCAGCATAGGGAAAACTGTTATTGAAGAACCGCTAAGGGTTCTGTTAGCACAGTTACGCAATAATACAAAGTATCAAAATGAAAATCCATTGGATATTAAGGTACTATATAAAAATAGTGAAGCTACAATTCAAATTCGTAAGTCTAACTATATGAAGAGAATGATGAATACATGTAGTGAAGTTAAGCGAGCAATTCGCTATGATTTAGGATTATTTAAAAGAAAAAATTATAAAGCGTTACTTGCAATTATATTCTATAAATTATTTGGATCATATTTTCGTAGAAAGAATATATGGTTAATTGGTGAAAGAGAAGATACAGCACAAGATAATTCCTATCACTTATTTAAATATATTCGAAAGAAACACCCTGATATTCCAACTTTTTATATTATTAATAAGGAAAGTAATGATTATAAAAATATCGAGGGATTAGGGAATATAATCCAATACGGAAGTTTTAAACATACATTCTATTTATTAATTTGTAATAAAACAATTAATAGTTATTCAGAAACAGCCAATATGTATACGGACGATTATAAGCACATTTTAAAGTACTATCCCGAATGGCAGCAAAATAAGAAGATTTTTATTCAACATGGGGTTATAGGTGTAAGTCGCGTAAATCATGTGTTAAATAAAAATCGAATGGGCTATTCTCTATTTGTTGTGTCCTCACAGTTTGAGAAGGAGCATATCGTCAAAGAATTTGGATATGAGGAAGATGAAGTAATCGTAACAGGGCTTGCACGTTGGGATGCCCTAAAGGATGAAAGTAAAGGAAATGAGATTTTACTCATGCCAACTTGGAGAAGTTGGATTAAAACGAAAGACCAATTAATGAAATCTAAGTATTGGCAGACATATATGTCATTTTTAAAAAGTAAAGAGCTCCATAAGATGTTAGAAGAGAAAGACATGACATTGACTTTCTTTCCTCATTATCAGACTCAAAAATTAGGTGCTGAAACGCCTGTATTTCATGAACGAATCAAGGTCCTGAAACAGGGTAAAGAAACAGTGCAAAGTCTACTAAAACGACATCGTTTACTAATTACAGATTATTCTACAGTTTCATTTGACTTTGCTTATATGAATAAGCCTGTTATTTTTTTTCAGTTTGATTACGGTGAATTTTATTCTAAACACTATAATGAAGGCCCGATTAATCATAGGACAGAGTTGTTTGGAACAAGAGTAGAAAGTGAAAAAGATATACACCTTTTATTAAATGATTTCGAAAGTTCATTGCAAAGTCTTAATTTGGAGAAGGTAAATAAGTACGTTATAAAGCCAAAAGAGTTACATTGTCAAATGTTATTTGAAAATATAAAGGGAGTGTAG
- a CDS encoding nucleotide sugar dehydrogenase, protein MKVCVVGLGYIGLPTAAMFAKHGAEVVGVDINQHVVEKLNKGAIHIEEPGLGEVVRETVRKRKLTASLEVVEADVFIIAVPTPNKDDEYKSCDLTGVLTAVKEVIPNIRKGNILIIESTIAPRSMDDFIKPLIEGAGFTVGKDIFLVHCPERVLPGKIMDEIIFNNRIVGGITPACSKMAARVYSLFVKGEIIQTDAKTAEMSKLMENTFRDVNIALSNELAKICQNLKINVLDVIEMANKHPRVNLHQPGPGVGGHCLAVDPYFIVAKTPEIANIIQMSRDVNVSMPLYVCGNIEQLLKGIESPKIAIFGVTYKGNTDDMRESPALEIIDELYQKGYNVTIHDPYVKSELFNLKTAEEAVEGADLILVLADHNEFKTIDYSQFVSKMRQPILFDARNCIPLNKKGKMKVINFGNIHEMLKSDEVFV, encoded by the coding sequence ATGAAAGTTTGTGTAGTAGGTTTAGGATATATTGGTCTCCCTACAGCTGCCATGTTTGCGAAACACGGAGCTGAAGTAGTAGGGGTAGATATCAATCAACATGTTGTAGAGAAGTTAAATAAGGGAGCAATCCATATTGAAGAACCGGGGCTCGGAGAAGTTGTTCGGGAGACAGTAAGGAAAAGAAAATTAACTGCTTCTCTTGAAGTGGTCGAAGCAGATGTTTTTATTATTGCTGTTCCTACACCAAATAAAGATGATGAATATAAATCATGTGATTTGACTGGTGTTTTAACTGCTGTCAAAGAGGTTATTCCCAATATTAGAAAAGGAAACATATTAATTATAGAATCAACAATTGCTCCTCGGAGTATGGATGATTTTATCAAACCTTTAATAGAAGGTGCTGGTTTTACAGTTGGGAAAGATATCTTTTTAGTACATTGTCCAGAGCGAGTCTTGCCAGGAAAGATTATGGACGAAATTATTTTTAATAATAGGATTGTAGGAGGTATTACTCCAGCTTGTTCCAAAATGGCAGCCCGAGTGTATAGCTTATTTGTGAAGGGTGAAATAATTCAAACTGACGCTAAAACAGCAGAAATGTCCAAGTTGATGGAAAATACGTTCCGGGATGTAAATATTGCATTATCAAATGAGTTAGCAAAAATATGTCAAAACTTAAAAATAAATGTATTGGATGTTATTGAAATGGCCAATAAGCATCCACGTGTAAACTTACACCAACCAGGACCTGGTGTGGGGGGGCATTGCTTAGCGGTCGATCCGTATTTTATTGTAGCCAAAACGCCGGAAATAGCTAATATTATTCAGATGTCTCGTGATGTGAATGTTTCTATGCCATTGTACGTTTGCGGGAATATTGAACAATTGCTTAAAGGAATTGAGTCCCCTAAAATTGCTATATTTGGGGTTACTTATAAAGGAAATACAGATGATATGAGAGAAAGTCCAGCTTTAGAGATCATTGATGAGTTATATCAAAAAGGATATAATGTGACGATTCATGATCCTTATGTTAAGAGTGAGTTATTTAACTTGAAGACTGCAGAAGAAGCTGTAGAAGGTGCAGATTTAATATTAGTATTGGCTGATCATAACGAGTTTAAAACTATAGATTACAGCCAATTTGTTTCAAAAATGCGCCAACCAATTTTATTCGATGCTCGAAATTGTATACCTTTAAATAAAAAAGGTAAAATGAAGGTGATTAATTTCGGGAATATTCATGAAATGTTAAAATCAGATGAGGTTTTTGTATGA
- a CDS encoding glycosyltransferase family 2 protein yields MKKPLISVILPIYNVEMYIEECLNSLVNQTIGVENLEVIMVNDCSTDFTKSIMDKYSEKYSNFISIHLEKNTGSPSTPKNIGVEQATGEYLIFLDPDDYVPKDAYEKLYEYAQKYKSDFVMGSLARFNSQKQWKQPQLNTAMLQRYHRNIKIEEKPEFLSVLGYLVNKLIKTSFFKKYKIQFNPSIKLGEDFIICNQLMLLAKRFSYIPENVYFYRMRDEEEENSLTQLEPYEAISNFVIADNIIFSNFCDLKKVDLYKNSNLQTVQSIIYRLNDEFLALSIKEQREILNLAHPTVLRFDDEFLEELIEFDRGLIKFLKEGNIENIILYIELKVKRNEAFQAQRELQIASKELNRIYKSKYWKMTKPFRKVRAKLTLKVKKLVPVSK; encoded by the coding sequence TTGAAAAAGCCACTAATTTCAGTGATTTTGCCTATATACAATGTAGAGATGTATATAGAGGAGTGTTTAAATTCTTTAGTGAATCAAACAATTGGTGTAGAAAATTTAGAAGTTATTATGGTAAATGATTGTTCTACAGATTTTACAAAATCAATAATGGATAAATATAGTGAAAAATATTCGAATTTCATATCAATCCACTTAGAAAAAAATACAGGTTCGCCGTCTACACCTAAAAATATAGGTGTGGAGCAAGCAACAGGTGAGTACTTAATTTTTCTAGATCCAGATGACTACGTTCCTAAGGATGCTTATGAGAAATTATATGAGTATGCTCAAAAGTATAAATCAGATTTTGTAATGGGAAGTTTAGCTCGTTTTAATTCGCAGAAGCAATGGAAACAACCGCAATTAAACACCGCAATGTTACAAAGGTATCATAGAAATATTAAGATTGAAGAGAAACCAGAATTTCTATCTGTCTTAGGCTATTTAGTAAATAAATTAATTAAAACATCTTTTTTTAAGAAGTATAAAATTCAATTTAATCCATCAATTAAATTAGGTGAAGATTTTATTATATGTAATCAACTTATGTTATTAGCTAAAAGATTTAGTTATATTCCGGAAAATGTATATTTTTACAGGATGAGAGATGAAGAAGAAGAAAATTCCCTTACACAGCTGGAGCCGTATGAAGCAATTTCAAATTTTGTTATAGCGGATAATATTATATTTAGTAATTTTTGTGATTTAAAGAAGGTGGATTTGTACAAAAACTCCAATTTGCAAACAGTTCAATCGATTATCTATCGATTGAACGATGAATTTCTTGCCTTATCAATTAAAGAACAAAGAGAAATTTTAAATTTGGCACATCCTACGGTATTAAGATTTGATGATGAATTTTTAGAGGAATTAATAGAATTTGATAGAGGTCTTATAAAATTTTTAAAAGAGGGAAATATAGAAAATATTATATTATATATTGAATTAAAGGTGAAAAGAAATGAAGCTTTTCAAGCTCAAAGAGAATTGCAAATAGCATCAAAGGAACTGAATCGTATTTATAAGTCGAAATATTGGAAGATGACTAAGCCTTTTCGAAAAGTTAGGGCTAAATTAACTTTAAAAGTGAAAAAACTAGTACCCGTTTCAAAATAA
- a CDS encoding bifunctional glycosyltransferase/CDP-glycerol:glycerophosphate glycerophosphotransferase has translation MNKNIKISVIVNTYNFEKYIKKCINSILSQTFDLNKVEVLVIDDCSNDETLKILDWYSKKHHNIKVIKSESRIGNQAILKNIGIDKAVGKYVTFLDGDDYFAKTALADLYVKIEEDKVNLVLGSLVRTIKKKNIIPWDYKQSFMQLEMLKTSITKDPRILSVLLHKFVGLVNTSFLRENEIRFNKELPIYCSEAFVKQLLIKTKVFSYIPNLVYNYRVRNQEKDISISHVHSYKISQEVGKLDAILYEYCQKLNIINEVYGAINYIFVRNAIFKLDYDFNKLPEELKEEVLINYLSLMKRANTHSIRRFNKLNTLIIKLINEEKYEQAISLLSVKLSKEYYEERLENLKGRDVKLEHVKKSKSWIITSPIRMIKKMYMNIKEQVSDQLLLICYFMTKSYYGKKNIWLIGERNDQAEDNGYHLFKYCRTHRSDLNLYYVIDKDAKQLENIKSYGNIIYHSSFRHKLMMLHAKVYISAYHFLTFSFPRPGREFQKKFAKYINAREVFLQHGVYIHDVSKWTFKEKNPYDLFITSSEYERQYVIKELGYEKQVVKNVGLSRFDNLYKNDVKREILIMPTWRDFLRHQSRKQFVYSEYYRRYNDLVNDARFIEMLEKYDLKVNFYIHSEMQRFIDLFNFENERIVIHTKQQASVQNLLKENSLLITDYSSVSADFLYMDKAVILYQFDPEKFHYRPSKYIRYRDMGKVVNEKELVLDELEMFIQNDFKLNAKQLKKAKEIFNVRDRNNCYRTIECIEEMQIKAN, from the coding sequence ATGAATAAAAATATAAAAATTTCGGTAATAGTAAATACGTACAATTTTGAAAAGTATATAAAAAAATGTATAAATTCTATTTTGAGTCAAACTTTTGATTTAAATAAAGTTGAAGTTTTAGTGATAGATGATTGCTCAAATGATGAAACACTAAAAATTTTAGACTGGTATTCTAAAAAACATCACAATATAAAAGTAATTAAATCAGAAAGTCGTATAGGTAATCAGGCTATATTGAAAAATATTGGAATAGATAAGGCTGTAGGAAAATATGTCACTTTTTTAGATGGTGATGATTATTTTGCTAAAACAGCTTTGGCAGATCTATATGTTAAAATAGAAGAAGATAAAGTGAACTTAGTATTAGGTAGTTTAGTAAGAACTATTAAGAAAAAAAATATTATTCCGTGGGATTATAAACAATCATTTATGCAGCTAGAAATGTTAAAAACATCTATAACAAAGGATCCGAGAATCTTATCAGTACTACTTCATAAATTTGTTGGACTCGTGAATACCTCTTTTTTAAGAGAAAATGAGATTAGATTTAATAAAGAGTTACCAATTTACTGTTCAGAAGCATTCGTGAAACAACTATTAATTAAAACTAAGGTATTTTCTTATATACCTAACTTAGTTTATAACTATCGGGTAAGAAATCAAGAGAAGGATATTTCTATCTCTCACGTCCATTCGTACAAAATATCTCAAGAAGTTGGGAAACTAGATGCTATTTTATATGAGTACTGTCAGAAACTAAATATCATAAACGAGGTATATGGGGCAATTAATTATATTTTTGTTAGAAATGCTATATTTAAACTGGACTATGATTTCAATAAATTGCCAGAAGAGTTGAAAGAAGAAGTTCTAATAAACTATTTGAGCTTAATGAAAAGAGCTAATACACACAGTATTCGAAGGTTTAACAAACTAAATACATTAATAATTAAGCTAATTAATGAAGAGAAATATGAGCAAGCAATTTCTTTATTGAGCGTAAAATTATCAAAAGAGTATTATGAAGAGCGGTTGGAAAATCTAAAAGGTCGAGATGTCAAACTTGAACATGTAAAGAAATCCAAGTCGTGGATTATTACATCTCCTATAAGAATGATAAAAAAAATGTATATGAATATTAAGGAGCAAGTTTCGGATCAATTATTGTTAATTTGTTACTTTATGACTAAATCATATTATGGGAAGAAAAATATATGGCTAATTGGTGAGAGAAATGATCAGGCAGAAGATAACGGCTATCATTTATTTAAATATTGTAGAACCCATCGATCAGATTTGAATTTGTATTATGTTATTGATAAGGACGCAAAGCAACTTGAAAATATAAAATCGTATGGAAATATAATATATCATTCAAGCTTTAGGCATAAGTTAATGATGTTGCACGCTAAAGTTTATATTTCAGCATATCACTTCTTAACATTCTCATTTCCAAGGCCAGGAAGGGAATTCCAAAAAAAGTTTGCGAAATATATTAATGCTAGAGAAGTATTTTTACAACACGGTGTATATATTCATGATGTGAGTAAATGGACATTTAAAGAAAAAAACCCTTATGATTTATTTATTACAAGCTCTGAGTATGAAAGGCAATATGTAATTAAAGAATTAGGTTATGAGAAGCAGGTAGTAAAGAATGTGGGATTGAGTCGTTTTGATAATCTTTATAAAAATGATGTGAAAAGGGAAATATTGATTATGCCAACGTGGCGAGATTTTTTACGCCATCAATCGCGTAAACAATTTGTGTACTCGGAGTATTATCGTAGATATAATGATTTAGTTAATGATGCCCGTTTTATAGAAATGCTTGAAAAGTATGATTTAAAAGTTAATTTCTATATTCATAGTGAGATGCAAAGGTTTATAGATCTATTTAATTTTGAGAATGAAAGAATTGTAATTCACACAAAACAACAAGCATCGGTGCAAAATTTATTGAAAGAAAATAGCTTATTGATTACAGATTATTCATCTGTTTCAGCTGATTTCCTGTATATGGATAAAGCGGTGATTCTATATCAATTCGATCCTGAAAAGTTCCATTATAGACCTTCTAAATATATACGTTATCGAGATATGGGGAAAGTAGTAAATGAAAAAGAACTTGTTTTGGATGAGCTAGAGATGTTTATTCAAAATGATTTTAAATTAAACGCTAAACAGCTCAAGAAGGCAAAAGAAATATTCAATGTTCGAGATAGAAATAATTGTTATCGAACTATTGAATGCATAGAAGAAATGCAAATTAAGGCGAATTAA